One stretch of Candidatus Dormiibacterota bacterium DNA includes these proteins:
- a CDS encoding inositol-3-phosphate synthase has product MSDRVRVAVIGVGNCASSLIQGVEYYRHADPAAFVPGLMHVDLGGYHVSDIEFSAAFDIDATKVGKELSEAIWCGQNNTVKFTDVPPTDVVVQRGMTHDGLGKYLSEVITKAPGSTADIVGILRDTGTDVVVNYLPV; this is encoded by the coding sequence ATGAGTGACAGGGTGAGAGTGGCGGTCATCGGCGTCGGCAACTGCGCGTCGTCGCTGATACAGGGGGTGGAGTACTACCGGCACGCCGACCCGGCGGCCTTCGTCCCCGGTCTGATGCACGTCGACCTCGGCGGCTACCACGTGAGCGACATCGAGTTCTCGGCCGCATTCGACATCGACGCCACCAAGGTGGGCAAGGAGCTCAGCGAGGCGATCTGGTGCGGCCAGAACAACACCGTGAAGTTCACCGACGTGCCCCCCACCGACGTGGTCGTGCAGCGCGGCATGACCCACGACGGCCTCGGCAAGTACCTCAGCGAGGTGATCACCAAGGCGCCCGGGTCCACCGCCGACATCGTCGGCATCCTCAGGGACACCGGCACCGACGTGGTCGTCAACTACCTGCCGGT